CTCTTGCAAGCTTTACCCGTTCTTGTTCAAGCTTCAATCTTTCTCTTTCAATCTCaactttttccttttcaataTCAAGTTGAGCCTGTTGAACTTCTATATTTGCAGAAGCAACCCGTCGAAGtgctgaggaagaggaccTTGGTACTTAATTAGTATTTTTATGGTGTTTATTAGGTGCTTGATTAATGCTTACCGGGTTGGAGTTCTTCCACGGCTTGAGGATTGCCTTGACCATGATCGTTCACGAATTGAAGATTGTCTTACTGAAGGTGATGATTGTTCATTCCTTAAAGATGGTGGTATTATACCAGAAGTGCTTGGTAATTGAAtattatcatcatccatagTAGGTGAACTGAATGAGTGTTGTCGCTTGCGGGAGACTAATATATATAAATTAGGACAAATATTAAACACTGGTCAAGCACTTTTTTAGTACTAGCTAGATACTAATGTAGTACTTACAATCCCGTTGCATATGACGCAAATAATGGGTTTCCATATTAGTTGTCCGATTGGCATGAAATATACTGAAGGTTTCACGTCCAAGATACTGTTGAATATCTCGCTTATCAAGAATCCAGGCACTAGGAAACTGTAAGTACTTATAGATTATTAGGAAGATATAAACCAAATACCTTTTTACTGCAGGCAGTAGTAATTGCTGTCTTCCAAAGGCATAGGATTTATTATGAGTTTGCTCTGCAGTATTGGTTGAGTTTCGGATAAAATCCCAATGTTCAGATGGAATTAATGAGCAGTGCTTATTTAACCCAGCTGCAATTACTGGATCTCGCTTGTGTTGTGCCCAGTGGAAGACATTATCAGCATTATCAGTCTCATGTGCTAGTTTTGTTGTCAATAGAAGTGCTAACATAGCATTTATCAAGTAATAATCAGTACTTACCTTGCAATAAATCAAGTAATTTGTAATAGTCGTCCATACATTTACAGGTTAATAAACCTGCCATTCTTTGACGGACTCCCTGCTGATTGGGATGATTTCCAACAGCCTTGACAATATTTCGATGAAAGTGGACCTGGCAAAAGACTATAGTACTACGAAGATGTTCTTCAGTAGTACGTGAAGGATCAAGCTCATATAAGTACTTTCCAAGCCCTTAAGAAGCAGTATGTTAGCACTGATTAGGTACTATAAAATTTCACTTACCACTAGTTTGTTTATTATCCATGTCACAAATAATTCCTTGAAAGCCTTCTTGATGGATATGCCAGAAGCAAACTGATTGTCCAGTCACATTGGCAATAACTTGAAAGACTCTTTTAAAGAGTCGATAGTATCCAATTGGGCTCTCTTGATTGGTGAACACTCGAACTAAGGTAATAACTGAAGTGATTTTTCAATGTGTTAGTGCTTAAAGGGTGCCTATCAAGTACTAAGTACTTACTTTTGCCATGATTTGGTAAATAAGTTGTAAAAACAACTTCATTTAATTTAGCAGCCTTGAGCCGCTTATAAGACATATCAACCTC
The sequence above is a segment of the Aspergillus chevalieri M1 DNA, chromosome 6, nearly complete sequence genome. Coding sequences within it:
- a CDS encoding uncharacterized protein (COG:S;~EggNog:ENOG410PV13), which gives rise to MPEECSMILHQKTRRLKCGINHPQGSGALLKLGCEVYFYLLLPIDQKTCPYYIFLSQGVHQHPPPPLTKTPARIIQCLEKIIFNTLTPDMTTSTFLKSPALQQFCHDNNAFTLADVHQSLNNTDRVTAIIQRQKLLHFPEGQHYNGVAFEMQINPQIKEYIQAKYQDDSEFMLICALKEQLELLLTLKSFEVDMSYKRLKAAKLNEVVFTTYLPNHGKIITLVRVFTNQESPIGYYRLFKRVFQVIANVTGQSVCFWHIHQEGFQGIICDMDNKQTSGLGKYLYELDPSRTTEEHLRSTIVFCQVHFHRNIVKAVGNHPNQQGVRQRMAGLLTCKCMDDYYKLLDLLQAHETDNADNVFHWAQHKRDPVIAAGLNKHCSLIPSEHWDFIRNSTNTAEQTHNKSYAFGRQQLLLPAVKSAWILDKRDIQQYLGRETFSIFHANRTTNMETHYLRHMQRDFSRKRQHSFSSPTMDDDNIQLPSTSGIIPPSLRNEQSSPSVRQSSIRERSWSRQSSSRGRTPTRSSSSALRRVASANIEVQQAQLDIEKEKVEIERERLKLEQERVKLAREQAEVRQLELQNLERERELYKK